GAAAGACAGGAAGTAAGCGAAATGAGCGGTGGCGAAGCGTTTCATATTCAAGCTGTCGACGTGGCGAGCAATGACCGGTCAGTGCCTGGAGATCGTGCGAGTGGCATTCAAGTTGGACAACGCCTGCGTAAACATCCGGCGGCCCCCCTTGGCAACGGCCAGCCCCAAAGCCATGAACAACCCCAGAAACAGGCCCGCCGCCACTCGAACCACCCCGGTCATCACAGGCCCGACCTTGACGATCTGCGCCGGCGAAACGATCTGGTACCGGGATTCGGTCGAGACCCTTTCGAGGTTGAATTGCAACTCGGCCTTTTTGAGCTGCTCGAAGAGCTGGCCGTGCAACTGGGTGGTCGCTTCCTGCATGTGCGTGAGCCGCTGGACACCGGCCTGCACGCGAGGCAGATCGCCGACCATGGACGAAACGCGGCCCAGCTTCTGCTCCGTGTCGGCCAGACTGCTGCGGGCCGCTGCCAGCTGCGACTCCAACAGTGGTCCTTCCAACCGCCGCTTCTCTTCTTTTAACTCCAGGACTTCAGGATGCCCTTCCGCCAGGCCCCGGGCACGCGCTTCGTCCAGCTTGCGATCGAGGTTGGCCAGAGAATCGCGATAGATCGGGGACGAGTGGAACCGCTGCGCCGCCGGAGCGCTCTCGGGCGACGCGCCACCCACGGGCAACGGAGCATCCACCTGTGCGCGGCGCTGAGCATCCACCTCGGCTTGCAGCCGGCGAACCTGCGCCACGAGGTCTGAGCGCCGCGTCTCCAGCGCGAATCGGCTGTCCAGCATGGGTTTTTCCCCTTCGGGAAGACGATCGGAATTCTTTTGAAGGAATTGCATTTGTTCGTCGCTGATTTTCTTCATGTCGCCTTCGGCGACCTTGAGCTGCTCACGGAGGAACTCGGCTTGTGCCGTGAACACCCGAATGGCGCGCGCGGTCTCTGATTGCTTGTAGTTCTCGAGATGCGTTCGCAGGATCTCCACTGGGTTCAGCGACAACGGAGCAATCAGAGTTTCCCGATAGGTGGCCTTGTAGACGTTGTCGGGCTTCGCCTCCATCCGCAGACGCTCGGCGAGGGCCTTCACCGCACCGTCGGTGGGTGTCCGTCCGAGGACCTTCTTCAGCGTCTCGGCCACCAAATCCGGCTGAACGAACCCCGTCTCCGCGTCGGCGAACAGCACTTCCTGGTCGTCGCTCGACGGAGGGCGGCTCCACGATGGCCGCGAATCAAAAGGGTTCACCTTGGCCTGGGGTTGCAGCTTCATCACGCACGCTGCTTCGCGCCGCGGGGGCAGAACAAATACTGACATCAATCCCAGCAACGCTCCCATGCCGGCCAAAAGACGGAGCAGGAACGCATTCTGCTCAAGAAACTTATAGGTCTTGGCAGCTCGTCCGAAGATTTCTTCCAGAGATGGCCCGTCGTCCTCGTTGCGACGAGCGGTCGCCAGCGCCGTGCCGGCGGCGGAAATCCGTACCGGCGCCGGCGTATATCGAGCCAAGGTATTGCTGCGCACGACGGTCGGGATCCCGGCCGGGAGGATCATCATCGTCGCGTCTATGCGCCGCTCGACAAGGAACTTGAACTCGACTTGGCCGAGGGCAATGCGATCGCCGCTGCGAAGGCGCACACGGCTGACACGCCGCCCGTCCACGAAGGTTCCGTTGCTGGAGCCGAGATCTTCCAACTCGAACCCCTGGCTTCCGTTGATGAGTCGGGCGTGCCGCGCGGAAACCGAGGCGTCCGGGAGGGAAATATCCGCATCGACGGCCCGGCCAAGGTAAATGGTGTTGTGTATGAGTGGGTAACCTCGGCCAGCGTGCGCACCGCCCACGCCCAGCAGGAACGCCTCCGGCTCACCGGAGGGAACGGAGCGATCGAGCTCTGCGTCGAGGCCCGAATTCGGCTGAGAAGCCTTGTCGCCGCCGGCGCCATCCTTGTTCGACGGGTGGACAGCCATTTGAAGGTCCGTGAAAATAACATGACCATGCTCCCCGGTCCAGGCTTCGAACCCCTGTTTGATGCGTCAAATGGCCTGTGGCGATTCCACTTTGTGAGGCACCCGCGACAGTCGGCACGGCGCGGCGATGGCCAGTTGCCGCCCGCGGTTTAGCCTCGACGTTGCCGCCGCGCCCGATCGAAAAGCGTCCTGAATGTGCCGGCGACACTGGCCTTCGCTGCCTTGATTTGCGTCGCCAGCGCGCGTCGGGGCCGCGTGACTCTCGCCGTATCGGCGTCTTCATGACCGCCTTGCCCTTGCTCCGGATGGTCCGACGCGCGCGACTGGACTTCGGCCGATTCCTTCGCTCCGGCGGCGAGTACCGCTTCGATAAGTCGATGGCGCTCGGCCAACCTGTCGCCCAGGTTCCGCCGAACCCATTCTCCAACGCCCGCGGGCGATTCGATCAGGTTGTTCGCCAGCGCCGACGTGCGGAGCGCCGCCGCCATGGCACTGGCCACCAAGAAGCGTCCCTCCGGAGAGCGGTTCATGGCCTGCATGCAGACATCGTCGAGGCAAGCCGGGCCGCCGTGTGCGCTCGGCGGACTGACCTTCATCCGCAGGACCTTCGTGGCTACCTCATCGAACGTGTCTGCGGTGAAAGGCTGCCGCCCCGTCAGCGCCGTCCATAACAGCACGCCCAGCGAATAGAGATCGGATCGCGAATCGAGTTTCTCGCCGCGGAATTGTTCAGGCGGCATGTAGGAGGGCTTGCACAGCCCCAAGGTCTGGGCCTGGTTCGAAATGGCGGTGAGACGGGCGCTGCCAAAGTCCGACAGCCGCGTCACTCCGTCGACGCCTACCAGGACGTTCTCGGGAGAGATGTCGCAGTGAACCAGACCCAGCCATCTTCCCTTCGCATCAGTCGCATCGTGCAACGCCTGCAACGCCGTCAGCGTTTCGAGTACGATGGCCACCACGACCGCTGGCGAAGGTCGATTTTCCCCAACCATCATCTCGGCCAAGCACGCGCCGTCCACGTACTCGAAGATAAGGAACCGTTGGCCGTCATAGATTCCCGTGTCGATGACGGTTTGCGCGTTGGGGTGGCGGAACAGCGAACCGACCCTCACTTCGCGGCGAAAGGAAGCCTCCGCCAGATCCTGATGAAGCGTGTGCTGCCTGATAACCTTCAGTGTCAAGAGACGGTTGGGGTCCTCTCCCTTCACTTTGCGACAGACGTAGACCGATCCGATGGCTCCGCGCGCGATGCGTGCCGCCACCTCATACTGCCCAACCCGAAACGGAGCAGCCGACGCCCCGGCTCCGGCTCCTTTGGCCGATGGTTGCACCGCGCCAGTCGACGTCTCAATCACCGTTTGTGGCAGCGCCGGGGACGTCCGGTCGGGCGACAAGGCGCTTGACTTTGACGCCTCCTGCCCTGATGGGGCGACTCCGTTGGCGGCACCCTCCCCCTCGAGAGAAACCGGACTTCCGGCTTCCGGAGAGTCAAGCGACGACACTGATGACGCATTTTCCACAGGAGCCATAAATTATACGCTAGTCGGCCCTTGTCCTCCATGTCATCCCAAGGCGCACCACCCTCTTGTCGAAATCCATTCTCCGGCGGGCGAGGCATTGCGGCAAAACAACGCCACCCGTTTGACGGGGATCCTGCCGGCCGGACTTCGCAGTAGAAGAGAGCCACCCGCTATCGCCCATGCTGTTCTCCGAGCCTGTCTTTGTTTTCTTTTTTCTTCCCGCGGTCCTGCTCGCGTACTTCAGCCTAGGCGAGAAAAGTCGCGACACCGTCCTGCTCGCTTCCAGTCTGATCTTCTACGCGTGGGGAGAACACGGGTACGTCCTGGTCCTCGTCGCATCAATCTTCCTCAACTGGCTCTGCGGGTTGGGCGCGGCCCCTGGCCCAGGGAAAAATAGATCACGCGGCAGTCTCCTCGTCGCCATCACGGGCAACCTGCTGCTTCTCATTTTTTTCAAATACACGAACTTCCTTGTCGCCAACCTGAACGTCCTGCTCCTGCGCCTGCACAGTCCGCTGCTTGCCGTGCGCCCCATCCACTTGCCGATCGGAATCTCTTTCTTCGCATTCCAAGGAATGTCCTACGTCATTGACGTCTATCGCGGCACCGTCCCACCGCAGAAGAGCCTCCTCAAGATCGCCATGTACAAGTCCTTCTTTCCCCAGCTGATCGCCGGTCCCATCGTTCGCTACGTCGACGTCAAACCTCAAATCGAACGCCGGACGATCGGCTTTGACGATTTCGCGGCCGGCATCCAAAGATTCATTGTTGGTCTCGCAAAGAAGATGATCGTTGCCAACGTGGTGGCCAGGCCCACCGACGCGATCTTCGCGCTGCCGGTAAGCCAACTCAGCGCTTCACTGGCCTGGGTTGCGGTGATCGGATATGCCCTGCAAATCTATTTCGACTTCTCGGCATATTCCGATATGGCGATAGGACTGGGACGGATGTTTGGTTTTCGCTTCTTGGAGAACTTCAACTACCCGTACATCGCGACCAGCATGACCGAGTTTTGGCGTCGCTGGCACATCTCGCTGTCCTCGTGGTTTCGTGACTATCTCTACATACCCCTGGGCGGCAATCGGGTCTCGGTGGGCCGCCAGTACGCCAATTTGATGGTGGTCTTCGCGCTGTGCGGGCTGTGGCATGGCGCGAGTTGGAACTTCGTGATCTGGGGTCTTTTCCACGGCGTATTTCTCACCCTTGAACGGCTTGCGGCGCGAAAGCAGATCTCGATGCCCTTTCGCAGCTTGCGTCACGTTTACGTTATTTTGGTCGTCCTCGTGAGCTGGGTCTTTTTCCGCGCGGAGACAGCGGCGTTGGCGCTGTCGTTCATTGGCGCGATGGTCGGCATGACTCATCACGGACAGGTCATGCCCGGGCTGCGCGTGTTCGTCGACACCGAAGTGGTCACTGTGGTGATCCTCGGGATCATCGGTTCGACCCCCGTGCTGCCGGCTATCAAGCGGCGATGGGAACGTTCCGACTGGCTCGGTCAATGGCGCGAAGCGGCCGGATTGCTCGGACTGATGGGGGTCTTCGTTTACTGCGTGATGCTGATGGCGGCGGGCTCTTACAGCCCATTCATCTACTTTCGGTTCTAAATGGACGCACCCGCGACAACGGCCCGCTCCAGACGATGGAACCGTGCGTTGACCTGGGTCTTCCTGGCGGCATTGGTGGCTCCCACCCTCGATCTGATCTTCAAATGGGATCCTTATCCGTCTCCGCTGCGCGACCCGGTGCCTTTCCCCTCGTTTCGCGCCACGGCATCGTTGCGGCGTCTTCCGGGACAGCTGGCCTGGTATCTGAAGGAGAGCATGGGATTTCGGGGATCGTTGGTCCGGACCCGCGCCTCAATCGCCTGGAGCCTGGGTGTCTCGCCCGCGCCGGAGTCAGTGGTTCGCGCCGATCCATGGCTGTTTCTTCGGACAGAACGAGTCATCGACGACTTCCGGCGTGTCGAGCCCTTCACGGAGGCTCAATTGCAAGGGTGGCGATCGACCTTCGAGGCCCGAGCGGCCTGGCTGGCCAAGAGGGGGAGCCATTACCTCATCGTCGTCGCCCCCAACAAAGAGACTGTCTATGCCGACGCCGTTCCGCGCTGGTTCACGCGCCTGCCCGGGCCCTCGCGGCTGGAGCAGCTGAAGCAGTACCTGGCGACAACGACGAATCTCGATTTCCTCGATCTGTCCGCCACCCTCATGGCACACAAGACCGACGCGAGGCTTTACCACTTCACCGATACGCATTGGAACGACAACGGCGCCTTCGTCGCCTACCGAGCCATTTCAGAACGCCTGGAGCAATGGTTCCCGCGGATCCGGACGCTCGATGCGCGAGACCTGACTCACGAAATGCAACTGACCCCCGGCGGCGACCTCGCCAGGATGTGCGGTCTCAAGCGCGATCGACTCGAGCCTCAAGAATGGCTTTCCCTTTCGCCCACGGTCATTCCCTCGACGTTCGCGGACGGATCGCCAATCACCTTCGAGCGGATGGACGTGCGCGGGAGGCAGCTCTTCGAAACCCGCAGTCCCTCTGGCGAAGTTCCCTCGGCGACGATCCTTCGGGATTCTTTCGGCGAGGCGCTGATCCCGTACCTGTCGCGGCACTTTCAGACCGCCACCTGGATCTGGACGTATGACTTTCCGTCCGAATTAATCGATGCGCAGCGTCCCCGGCTGGTGATTGAGGAGCTCGTCGAGCGAAAATTGATGGTGCTCGAGCCCACGAATTCGGCGACTGTCGAGTCATCGGAGGGCAACACCGCCTCGGATCAGTAAGTGTTGCGGTTCTTTCTCCACTCGATGGCCGTCTTTAGAATGATTTTCACGTCCCACAGGAGAGTCCAGTTCTGGATGTACTCCAGGTCGTGCTCAACGCGCTTGGCCATTCGGGAGACCTCGGGTGTCTCACCGCGCCAGCCATTCACCTGCGCCCATCCCGTGATGCCCGGTTTGACCTTGTGTCGCAGCATGTACCCATGAATCAACGCTCGGTATTCTTCGTTATGTGCAACAGCGTGCGGACGCGGACCGACGATCGACATTTCGCCACGCAACACTTGAAAGAACTGCGGCAATTCATCCAGCGACGTTCGCCGCAGGAATCGCCCAAAACGGGTGACGCGCGGATCGTTGCGAGATGCCTGCCGGATCTCATCGCCGTCTTCGCAGACCGTCATCGTCCTGAATTTCAAGACCCGGATCTGTTTGCCGTTAAGACCGTAGCGTCGTTGTCGGAAGAAGATGGGGCCCTTGGACGTCAGCTTGATTCCAATCGCCACAAACAAGATCGGAATTGCGATCAAGGCAATAATCAGCGAGCCTGCAACCAGGTCTTCGAGCCGCTTGAGAGCACCGGTCACGCCCTGAAAAGGCGTCTCGTAGATGCTGACCACCGGAAGGTTTCCAAGTTGGGTCCAATGCGCGTGCCGCAGATCAAAGGTGAAGAAATCGGCGGCCAGGTAAACGCTGGCGGTCGTATCGGCCAGTTCGCGCACGATCTGGCCGATCCGCAACTCGGCGCGCAACGGCAGCCCGATGTAAACGATGTCGATGGCCCCGTTGCGGCAAGCCCGGATCAGTTCGCTGGAGCTGCCACCATAAGAGGGGCCGGAACGGCCGAACGGGTGGCGTCGCTCTTCGGAGCGGTCGTCGAAGACACCGACGATGTCCATCCCCAGCCACGGCCGCTCCTTGATTCGTTCGCACAGCGTTTCGGAACCGGCGGTGGCGCCGAGGATACCGACCCGTTTGATGTTGCGGCCTTGCAGGCGAAGATACGAAACGATGAGCCGACCAAGAAGGCGCCACCCGCAGATGAACAGCGGGGCGAGCAAGAACCAGCCGAACGAAACAACCCGCGAGTAGTGAGTCGAGGTCTTGGAGGCGAAGGCGAGCAAGATAAGGATCGGAAAAACAACCACCCAAGCGGCAACCGCCTGCCGCAGCTCTCGCCCGAGGCGCTCAGAACGCCACGATCGATATAGCCCCATCAACTGGCCGGCGATCCCGAACATCAGCACTCCCAGTGCGCTGGCGTTCGTCATCTCTAGATTCCAGTATTGAGAATAGGCCTGACAAGCCAGCCAATGAGTGGCAACGATCATCAGTCCGTCGATGACGCGCTGAATGCCCCCCAGCAAGTCATCATCTCTTAACGACACGCCTCGCATCACAGCACGCCTCGAATCACACTGTGCACTTTGACAGTCACGCAGCGCCTGTCAATGGGATTGAAAGCCAGCCCACAAGTATTAACAGTGCACTGACCAGAACGGAACAATAAGGATGAATTCCTGATCCACTCTGCAGAAATTCCGCCTGTTAGATCGGGGTCACACGAAGCATAGGTTTTCCGAAAATGTGAATGTGCGGTTAATGCGGCGATCAATGCAGAGATCGGGCGCTGATCCCTGCGATTCCGGAAGCAACCTGCAGACGCCTTGCGCCACCTGGCGAGTACCTGTCGCAGAGGATCTGGCGAGTCAGCCCCCCTCTGAGGAACCCGAATCTGCAGTCGTCTTGGGTCGGCGCGACGGCGTCTCTCGCCAGCCGAGTGTCGATTCCAGATATTCAGCGAGTCTTCGGGTCGTGAAAATCCAGGCGGGCGCCCGTCGGGAGCGGCCGCTCGCACCTGAAAATCACGTCGTCCCAAAGGCCCTGGCTGGCCATTTGGCCCACGTCCATCAGATCGCGCGGCCGCACCTCGGTGACCTCGAAACCCGCCTCGCGCAAACGGTCCGTCACGTCGCGGCCATAAACGCGCAGATGATCGAACTGGCCGAAGCGGCGCTCGCGCTCCTTCGGGTCGGTGACAGCGGGATCCTCATCCGTGTGAGCCATCTCCCCGGACAGGGGCACCTGGATGTACGCCACCCCCCCGGGCCGCAGAACCCGCAACAGCTCGCGCATGGCCTTGCGATCATCGGGAACATGCTCAAGAACGTGGCTGCAGACAATCGCTCCGAAGCATCCGTCTTCGAAAGTCGTCGCCGTGATGTCGACATGGAAATCGACGCCCGGTGCGCCCTGATCTGCAGTGACGTAGCGAGCGACCCGGGGGTCGCGCTGGAAACGGGACCGCAGGCACCACTCGGGCGCGAAGTGCAGAAGGTCGACGGATTTGCTCCCCGCCTTCCATTGCTGTGAAAGGTACAACCAGAGGAATCGGTGCCGGGGATCCGACCCGCAGTAAGGGCAAGCGCCGATCAGCGGGTCCTTTCGCCAGGTGCGAAAACTGCGCTCGCAGGTCGGGCAGGCAGCGCCGTTGCCCGCGTACAGGTACTGGAAGACGAAACGGCGTGCGCTCCGGAACACCGGGCTCAGCCATCTCACATAGCGATAAGGACTCTTGGACAATGGGTATCTTTAGGTTGCGCGTTCCCTGTCGGGCCGAGGGCCCTCGACCACCTTGGACAGCTCCACCAGACGCGCGGGATTCCCCAGAACCATGGCACCGGCGGGCACATCTTGGGCCACCACGGTGTTCGGCCCGATGAAGGCGTCGTCGCCTATCGAGATGTCGCCAACAATGCAAGCACCCGGACCGATCTCGACCCGGCTGCCGATGATCGGCGATCGGTCGGCTCCCTTGCGAATGAGGCCGATGGTCGCGCAGTGGCGGATGGTGACATCGTCGCCCATCGCCCGAGCCCCCAGGAAAAACCCGCCGTGATGCAAAATTCGCAACCTGCGCCCGATGCGTGCGTTGTAAGGCAAGTCAATGGCCCACAGCGCGATCACCACCTGATGCGCCAAACGGTAGGCCACGGTGAGCGGCGGCCGCAGGGCGCGAGGTTTGACCGACATGCGCCAGTTGCCGAACCGAGACACGGCCACTGCCCAGAAGCCCGGCGACAGCAGGCTGCGGCCATGAGTGTCGAAGTCCTCGGCCAGCAGGGCCGGGAAACTGATCCCGGTCGGGTTCTGATTCTTGTCGCCCAGAGGAAGCGCCTGGCCCGGGACACTTTTGAACGACTCAGCCTCGGGCGAGGTGGGGGAAGAAAATGAGGGAGCCGGTTGAATTGTCGGCTTCATGGTGACGTGACCGTCATGTCGGAACAATCCGCGCTGGCACGCCAAGGACCGTGGCGTTGGGCGGCACGTTCTTGAGCACCACGGAGTTCGCGCCGACGACCGCGCCCCGGCCCACGCGCACGCCACCGAGGACGCACACGCCCGATCCGATATCAGCGCCATCTTCGATAGTGGGCAACTCCACTCCGCCGCTGGCGGCAGTCTCGGCCGACACCGGGCGCCTGTCGCGCAATGGCCCAAAGGTCGTGTCGTGGCGGAGGTGCACGTCGTTGCCGATCGATTTGGCTGTCAGCAACATCGATCCGTTGTGCCAGAGACGAACTCGTCGGCCGAGGGCCACGGTGCGGGGCAGGTGAATTCCCCAAATCCAGTCGATGCCGGTGAACAGGGCACGGTAGGCGATGTCGAGCACGGCCCGCTCGGCGCGCGGTCGACTCTGGTCCAACGCGCGAGCGCCGATCCGATGGGTGGCGACCGCCCAAAAACCGGGCGCGGTCAGATCGCGGTCATGGGTCGCGAAGTCCTCGGCCAGCAGCTGCAACGTCGAACGGGTTTCAGGTGTCGAGGCTTGTTCCGTCATCGTGCTGTCGCTCATCTCTTGAGAACGCAGGTTCGGTTTACGGCTCCCCAAGATGGGATCCGGAACGTCACGGTTCTGCTCAGCATAGGGCGGCGGCCCCAGCAGGTGTCGCAAGCCAAACATGGCGAGCTGTCGTCCGATCCGGGGTCGGGTCGCGGAATTTCCAGATTCAAGCGCAGCCCTGAGCCGGTAGATCGCATGCCCAGCGAGCCAGGCCGCATCGCCCGCAGCGGCGTAGGCCTGCCCGTGGTGCTTGACCCAGTAACGCCGGCGCGATTCGAACCAATAGCGAGGCATGGCACGAGATTCATCGGCCATTCCCGTCGCCAGCGAGCCGATGTGAGTGATGGGAGCATCGGCGACATAATAGACTTTCCAGCCAGCACATTTCAGTCGGCGTGCGAAATCGATCTCTTCGAAGTAGAGGAAAAAGCCCTGGTCGAACCAGCCACCGTCGGTGAAGACTTCGGTGCGCACGAGCATGCTGGTGCCTGGCACCCAGTCGACCTCCGACGTGTGGGTAGGCTGCAATGAAACGATGTGGCGTTTCAGAAGCTTGGAAAGGGGTCCGGTGCGGGCGGTCCCTTCGAGCTCGCCCCAAATGGAAGGAAACCGAAAGGCCTGACCCTGCACCTCGCCGCCGGGCGCATGGATCAAACTGCCGGCCAACCC
This portion of the Polyangia bacterium genome encodes:
- a CDS encoding FHA domain-containing protein, which produces MAVHPSNKDGAGGDKASQPNSGLDAELDRSVPSGEPEAFLLGVGGAHAGRGYPLIHNTIYLGRAVDADISLPDASVSARHARLINGSQGFELEDLGSSNGTFVDGRRVSRVRLRSGDRIALGQVEFKFLVERRIDATMMILPAGIPTVVRSNTLARYTPAPVRISAAGTALATARRNEDDGPSLEEIFGRAAKTYKFLEQNAFLLRLLAGMGALLGLMSVFVLPPRREAACVMKLQPQAKVNPFDSRPSWSRPPSSDDQEVLFADAETGFVQPDLVAETLKKVLGRTPTDGAVKALAERLRMEAKPDNVYKATYRETLIAPLSLNPVEILRTHLENYKQSETARAIRVFTAQAEFLREQLKVAEGDMKKISDEQMQFLQKNSDRLPEGEKPMLDSRFALETRRSDLVAQVRRLQAEVDAQRRAQVDAPLPVGGASPESAPAAQRFHSSPIYRDSLANLDRKLDEARARGLAEGHPEVLELKEEKRRLEGPLLESQLAAARSSLADTEQKLGRVSSMVGDLPRVQAGVQRLTHMQEATTQLHGQLFEQLKKAELQFNLERVSTESRYQIVSPAQIVKVGPVMTGVVRVAAGLFLGLFMALGLAVAKGGRRMFTQALSNLNATRTISRH
- a CDS encoding serine/threonine-protein kinase produces the protein MAARIARGAIGSVYVCRKVKGEDPNRLLTLKVIRQHTLHQDLAEASFRREVRVGSLFRHPNAQTVIDTGIYDGQRFLIFEYVDGACLAEMMVGENRPSPAVVVAIVLETLTALQALHDATDAKGRWLGLVHCDISPENVLVGVDGVTRLSDFGSARLTAISNQAQTLGLCKPSYMPPEQFRGEKLDSRSDLYSLGVLLWTALTGRQPFTADTFDEVATKVLRMKVSPPSAHGGPACLDDVCMQAMNRSPEGRFLVASAMAAALRTSALANNLIESPAGVGEWVRRNLGDRLAERHRLIEAVLAAGAKESAEVQSRASDHPEQGQGGHEDADTARVTRPRRALATQIKAAKASVAGTFRTLFDRARRQRRG
- a CDS encoding MBOAT family O-acyltransferase; amino-acid sequence: MLFSEPVFVFFFLPAVLLAYFSLGEKSRDTVLLASSLIFYAWGEHGYVLVLVASIFLNWLCGLGAAPGPGKNRSRGSLLVAITGNLLLLIFFKYTNFLVANLNVLLLRLHSPLLAVRPIHLPIGISFFAFQGMSYVIDVYRGTVPPQKSLLKIAMYKSFFPQLIAGPIVRYVDVKPQIERRTIGFDDFAAGIQRFIVGLAKKMIVANVVARPTDAIFALPVSQLSASLAWVAVIGYALQIYFDFSAYSDMAIGLGRMFGFRFLENFNYPYIATSMTEFWRRWHISLSSWFRDYLYIPLGGNRVSVGRQYANLMVVFALCGLWHGASWNFVIWGLFHGVFLTLERLAARKQISMPFRSLRHVYVILVVLVSWVFFRAETAALALSFIGAMVGMTHHGQVMPGLRVFVDTEVVTVVILGIIGSTPVLPAIKRRWERSDWLGQWREAAGLLGLMGVFVYCVMLMAAGSYSPFIYFRF
- a CDS encoding undecaprenyl-phosphate glucose phosphotransferase, which encodes MRGVSLRDDDLLGGIQRVIDGLMIVATHWLACQAYSQYWNLEMTNASALGVLMFGIAGQLMGLYRSWRSERLGRELRQAVAAWVVVFPILILLAFASKTSTHYSRVVSFGWFLLAPLFICGWRLLGRLIVSYLRLQGRNIKRVGILGATAGSETLCERIKERPWLGMDIVGVFDDRSEERRHPFGRSGPSYGGSSSELIRACRNGAIDIVYIGLPLRAELRIGQIVRELADTTASVYLAADFFTFDLRHAHWTQLGNLPVVSIYETPFQGVTGALKRLEDLVAGSLIIALIAIPILFVAIGIKLTSKGPIFFRQRRYGLNGKQIRVLKFRTMTVCEDGDEIRQASRNDPRVTRFGRFLRRTSLDELPQFFQVLRGEMSIVGPRPHAVAHNEEYRALIHGYMLRHKVKPGITGWAQVNGWRGETPEVSRMAKRVEHDLEYIQNWTLLWDVKIILKTAIEWRKNRNTY
- a CDS encoding methyltransferase domain-containing protein, with translation MSKSPYRYVRWLSPVFRSARRFVFQYLYAGNGAACPTCERSFRTWRKDPLIGACPYCGSDPRHRFLWLYLSQQWKAGSKSVDLLHFAPEWCLRSRFQRDPRVARYVTADQGAPGVDFHVDITATTFEDGCFGAIVCSHVLEHVPDDRKAMRELLRVLRPGGVAYIQVPLSGEMAHTDEDPAVTDPKERERRFGQFDHLRVYGRDVTDRLREAGFEVTEVRPRDLMDVGQMASQGLWDDVIFRCERPLPTGARLDFHDPKTR
- a CDS encoding transferase — translated: MKPTIQPAPSFSSPTSPEAESFKSVPGQALPLGDKNQNPTGISFPALLAEDFDTHGRSLLSPGFWAVAVSRFGNWRMSVKPRALRPPLTVAYRLAHQVVIALWAIDLPYNARIGRRLRILHHGGFFLGARAMGDDVTIRHCATIGLIRKGADRSPIIGSRVEIGPGACIVGDISIGDDAFIGPNTVVAQDVPAGAMVLGNPARLVELSKVVEGPRPDRERAT
- a CDS encoding glycosyltransferase, which produces MSIAAIIVNFRTAAATIAAARALLVDLETIPGSSLVIVDNASGDDSLPRLREAFQEFFRGGRVALVDAAHNGGYGFGINVGVRHALSAPEPPRYIYVLNPDALADPGSLATLHKFMENHPPVGLAGSLIHAPGGEVQGQAFRFPSIWGELEGTARTGPLSKLLKRHIVSLQPTHTSEVDWVPGTSMLVRTEVFTDGGWFDQGFFLYFEEIDFARRLKCAGWKVYYVADAPITHIGSLATGMADESRAMPRYWFESRRRYWVKHHGQAYAAAGDAAWLAGHAIYRLRAALESGNSATRPRIGRQLAMFGLRHLLGPPPYAEQNRDVPDPILGSRKPNLRSQEMSDSTMTEQASTPETRSTLQLLAEDFATHDRDLTAPGFWAVATHRIGARALDQSRPRAERAVLDIAYRALFTGIDWIWGIHLPRTVALGRRVRLWHNGSMLLTAKSIGNDVHLRHDTTFGPLRDRRPVSAETAASGGVELPTIEDGADIGSGVCVLGGVRVGRGAVVGANSVVLKNVPPNATVLGVPARIVPT